A stretch of Terriglobia bacterium DNA encodes these proteins:
- a CDS encoding PAS domain S-box protein, protein MERVLEACAKLSSFMGGLPALRQRITESAADIFHAVVSGIMVREGETFHSAAVCPGAGDPASAKALMEHARSYASHAIDQNQQLSFKFSYRFTQTEAVYHGLAQPILTTGTVAVLLMVRKNAFTPAEISAFGVMGDIGRMALDNSELADMYAGQKQKLDQLLEISADLGSSRLESFFPAFVVRAADFLGVARAFVALVDQGECRLRWAASKGSASRVDIDISALAKRALDSRNPHLSEDINQLSSIEKAQLRRWESDLKHYLGIPLLTSDGRQLGVLGFLDKKDKTRFSADDVRRARVLGAEITVTLEATHNLQLSDQHRKRTEDLMEMALDLGSALRLPDFVKNFTERVAGMIGARSAILSLAQGNKVESVGFCGPRPERELQRKLNAAFSEYAERHPDVKITGSGVQALGPDLIAACGWQNLTLVRLEGTESDLLGILALADISRELMPGDLNLLQALIVHASVALENSRLFTRITQSSRQWAEIFDSISDFIVVHDEHFEVLRVNRSLSEFIGVRPAELIGLSMRALVSIASDSPQPCPFCRAENESDEYLHPVLERTYLVSSSRIHGALDEGLQTVHVLKDITDRREAEQRYRELFDNVQEGVFFASPEGHFIEVNDALVRMLGYQTREEVLKLDLQSQVYVSAEQREEITRQLHHRGAIRNFEVTLTRRDGSMIHALENAFVVKDGQGKIMQYRGVFLDITEVKNFQAQLQRERDFTSKILNNTQTMIMVADTAGLISYANQRVYEGGGFDQNELVGHRLDRIISHSHKKAFAEAFDASLHGLQSDNLELMITRGNGTQGKFSVNLSPMRDDRGEVSSVVVLMTDITDTSMIQAKLMHTEKMAAVGQLVSGVAHEVNNPLTAIMGFSDLLMENPDVPGSARKDLQVILEEAQRTKEIVQNLLSFARQRPPQRQPLQINNILRKTIALRSYDFANHGVQIVEKFDSRLPDLIGDSHQLQQVFLNILNNAYDAVQSAGRPGLIEIETIQDGGWVEVLFRDNGEGIQYPERIFDPFFTTKEVGQGTGLGLSICYGIVREHEGEILCANNQETQGATFSVRLPVRTRTDLKLVVTAGAKQ, encoded by the coding sequence ATGGAGAGAGTGCTTGAGGCCTGTGCGAAGCTTTCTTCTTTTATGGGTGGTTTGCCGGCTCTTCGACAGCGCATTACGGAATCAGCCGCAGACATTTTTCACGCCGTTGTCTCAGGAATCATGGTGAGAGAGGGTGAAACCTTCCATTCTGCGGCGGTTTGCCCCGGGGCAGGCGATCCGGCAAGTGCAAAAGCTCTGATGGAGCACGCCCGTTCTTACGCCAGCCATGCGATCGACCAAAATCAACAGCTCAGTTTCAAGTTCTCTTATCGATTCACGCAAACGGAAGCTGTTTATCACGGGCTGGCGCAGCCTATCCTCACGACGGGCACTGTTGCCGTTTTGCTAATGGTTCGTAAGAACGCTTTCACCCCCGCCGAAATCTCCGCGTTCGGCGTAATGGGCGACATTGGCCGCATGGCCCTGGATAATTCCGAGCTGGCCGACATGTATGCCGGGCAAAAACAGAAGCTCGATCAACTGCTGGAAATCTCCGCCGACCTGGGAAGCTCACGGCTGGAAAGTTTTTTCCCGGCTTTTGTTGTTCGCGCCGCCGACTTTCTGGGCGTCGCACGCGCTTTTGTCGCTCTGGTGGATCAAGGCGAGTGCCGCCTACGCTGGGCCGCCAGTAAGGGCTCGGCAAGCCGCGTTGACATCGATATTTCTGCGCTCGCCAAGCGCGCGCTGGATTCCAGAAACCCGCACCTCAGTGAAGACATTAACCAGCTTTCGTCCATTGAGAAAGCGCAGCTGCGGCGCTGGGAGTCTGACCTGAAACACTACCTCGGGATTCCATTGCTCACCAGCGACGGACGCCAGCTCGGCGTGCTGGGATTTCTCGACAAAAAAGACAAGACTCGCTTTTCGGCTGACGACGTTCGCCGCGCCCGTGTTTTAGGCGCTGAAATCACGGTGACGCTGGAAGCGACCCACAATCTTCAGCTTTCAGACCAGCACCGCAAGCGCACTGAAGACTTGATGGAAATGGCCTTGGATCTTGGTTCCGCGCTGCGACTGCCGGATTTTGTGAAGAACTTCACCGAGCGCGTCGCCGGCATGATTGGGGCGCGATCAGCCATCCTCTCTTTGGCCCAGGGTAATAAGGTGGAGAGCGTCGGCTTTTGCGGGCCTCGGCCAGAGCGCGAACTGCAACGCAAGTTAAACGCGGCGTTTTCTGAATATGCGGAGCGCCATCCTGACGTGAAGATTACCGGCAGCGGCGTTCAGGCGCTTGGCCCGGATCTGATAGCGGCGTGCGGCTGGCAGAATCTGACTCTTGTTCGGTTGGAAGGAACTGAAAGCGATCTTCTCGGCATTCTGGCTCTGGCCGATATCAGCCGTGAACTCATGCCCGGCGATCTTAACCTGCTTCAGGCGCTCATCGTTCACGCGTCGGTGGCGCTGGAAAATTCCAGACTGTTCACCAGGATCACGCAGTCCAGCCGCCAATGGGCGGAAATTTTTGATTCGATCTCAGACTTCATTGTGGTGCACGACGAACATTTTGAAGTCCTGCGCGTGAATCGATCTTTATCCGAGTTCATCGGCGTGCGCCCTGCTGAGTTGATTGGCCTGAGCATGCGCGCCCTGGTCTCGATTGCTTCCGATTCGCCGCAGCCCTGTCCTTTCTGCCGCGCGGAAAACGAGTCTGACGAATACCTGCATCCTGTGCTGGAACGTACATACCTTGTCTCAAGTTCGCGCATCCATGGCGCGCTTGATGAAGGCCTCCAGACTGTTCATGTGCTCAAGGACATTACCGACCGCCGCGAAGCTGAGCAGCGCTATCGTGAGTTGTTTGATAACGTTCAGGAAGGCGTTTTCTTTGCCTCGCCGGAAGGCCATTTTATCGAGGTAAATGACGCTCTGGTCCGCATGCTTGGCTACCAGACGCGTGAAGAAGTGCTGAAGCTCGATCTTCAGAGCCAGGTATATGTCTCAGCCGAGCAGCGCGAAGAAATCACCCGCCAATTGCACCACAGAGGCGCGATTCGCAACTTTGAAGTAACGCTAACCCGCCGTGACGGCAGCATGATTCATGCGCTGGAAAATGCTTTCGTTGTAAAAGACGGCCAGGGCAAGATCATGCAGTACCGCGGCGTCTTCCTTGATATCACTGAAGTGAAAAACTTCCAGGCGCAATTGCAGCGCGAGCGCGACTTTACCAGCAAGATCCTGAACAACACACAAACCATGATCATGGTGGCTGATACCGCCGGTTTAATCAGCTACGCCAACCAGCGCGTGTATGAAGGCGGTGGCTTTGACCAAAATGAGTTGGTCGGGCACCGCCTGGACCGCATCATCTCGCATTCTCACAAGAAGGCTTTTGCTGAAGCCTTTGACGCCAGCCTGCACGGTTTGCAATCAGACAATCTGGAACTGATGATCACGCGCGGCAACGGCACGCAAGGCAAGTTTTCCGTAAACCTGAGTCCAATGCGCGATGACCGCGGCGAAGTCAGCAGCGTTGTCGTCTTGATGACCGATATCACTGACACTTCCATGATTCAGGCCAAGCTGATGCACACGGAAAAAATGGCGGCCGTCGGCCAGCTTGTTTCCGGCGTTGCGCATGAGGTCAACAATCCTCTTACGGCCATCATGGGATTCTCTGATCTGCTCATGGAAAATCCTGATGTTCCCGGCAGCGCGCGCAAAGACCTGCAAGTGATTCTGGAAGAAGCGCAACGCACTAAAGAGATTGTGCAGAATCTGCTGAGCTTTGCCCGCCAGCGCCCGCCGCAACGCCAGCCGTTACAGATCAATAATATTCTCCGCAAGACAATCGCGCTGCGTTCTTATGACTTCGCTAACCACGGCGTGCAGATCGTGGAGAAGTTCGATTCGCGCCTGCCTGATCTGATCGGCGATTCCCATCAGCTGCAGCAGGTGTTTCTCAATATCCTGAACAACGCTTATGACGCTGTGCAATCTGCCGGTCGGCCAGGCCTGATCGAGATCGAGACGATTCAGGATGGCGGCTGGGTCGAGGTCCTGTTCCGCGATAACGGCGAAGGTATCCAGTATCCGGAGCGCATCTTTGATCCATTCTTTACAACCAAAGAAGTCGGACAGGGAACCGGCCTGGGCTTGAGCATCTGCTATGGAATCGTGCGTGAGCATGAAGGAGAGATTCTTTGCGCCAACAACCAGGAGACGCAAGGAGCCACCTTCAGTGTGCGTCTGCCTGTTCGAACCAGGACCGATTTGAAGCTGGTCGTTACCGCGGGAGCCAAGCAATGA
- a CDS encoding HAMP domain-containing protein, whose protein sequence is MNINKTIGGKLYMGFGLIMAIVVVAFFVNWLAVRHEQTTRTLYKQSITMVESLSKLDKARNENRLFLRNFLLNGDRREADALARGQNEVENLINEIKESGTALGDTTRAKQLLDQLADAEREWGRVFAAPLMEKRRQVDTGSATVAELQIAYLQATPTPEQKQREEQPLVQLAGMMKNANTDAESSDSQAATLITFVTLGGLMIVILLSASISWRVAKSITSPLSQLISVAGQIGNTGDLEQKVEIRGEDEVAQLARTFNNMVLYLREMAGISEAIAGGDLSVEINPRSSRDTLGKAFREMTLGLRNLVKNVRDSAAQVASGSNQVASASDESAKISVQAASAIDEVTSTMHEMSINVQNMVKSTQMQASNVSETSASIDEMVASIQRVADTAKVLLDISQRSRDEVHNGINTMEKATDGLSRINASIGSSAEIISALGQRADDIGKIIEVIDDLAEQTNLLALNAAIEAARAGEHGLGFAVVADEVRKLAEKSAQSTREISELIQSIQKEARKAVDNMEKSTTIVNEGLSLGGDLSGALKKISSVVSEVYKFAQEIGAATNEQSHGSSQIAKATTRLNEITHEINSSVEEQASGAQAVVRAMEKMRELVQRSSSGSTELAASAEQMSKMSRSMLEAMDRFVLENMVARDARAGQRRNEEQSGRGTPTPQYATATAGGSYN, encoded by the coding sequence ATGAATATTAACAAGACAATTGGCGGCAAGCTCTATATGGGCTTTGGCCTGATCATGGCAATCGTGGTCGTTGCGTTCTTTGTGAACTGGCTGGCAGTGCGGCACGAGCAAACGACGAGGACGCTATACAAACAGTCGATCACGATGGTGGAAAGCCTTTCCAAACTGGACAAGGCAAGGAATGAGAACCGTCTTTTTCTGCGAAACTTCCTCCTCAACGGAGACCGCCGCGAAGCGGATGCCCTTGCCCGCGGCCAGAATGAAGTGGAAAACCTGATCAATGAGATCAAGGAGAGCGGCACAGCTTTGGGAGACACCACTCGAGCGAAACAATTGCTGGACCAATTGGCCGACGCTGAACGTGAATGGGGCAGGGTCTTTGCCGCACCGCTGATGGAAAAACGCCGCCAGGTGGATACGGGCAGCGCGACGGTGGCGGAGCTGCAGATCGCCTACCTTCAGGCAACACCCACACCAGAACAGAAACAAAGAGAAGAACAGCCCCTAGTGCAGCTTGCCGGCATGATGAAAAACGCCAACACGGACGCCGAATCGTCGGACAGTCAGGCGGCAACGCTGATCACTTTCGTGACCCTGGGTGGTCTCATGATCGTGATCCTGCTCTCCGCCTCAATCTCATGGCGCGTAGCGAAATCGATTACATCACCTCTTTCACAATTAATCAGTGTGGCCGGGCAGATTGGCAACACCGGCGATCTGGAGCAGAAGGTGGAAATCAGGGGCGAAGATGAAGTCGCCCAGTTGGCCCGCACCTTTAACAACATGGTGCTCTATCTGCGCGAGATGGCAGGCATTTCCGAGGCGATTGCCGGCGGTGATTTATCGGTAGAAATCAATCCGCGTTCATCGCGCGATACGCTGGGCAAGGCTTTCCGCGAAATGACGCTCGGCCTGCGCAACCTGGTAAAGAACGTCCGCGACAGCGCGGCGCAGGTAGCCAGCGGCTCCAATCAGGTGGCCTCGGCGTCTGATGAATCAGCCAAGATCAGCGTGCAGGCGGCCTCAGCCATTGATGAAGTCACCAGCACCATGCATGAAATGAGCATCAATGTGCAGAACATGGTAAAGAGCACGCAGATGCAAGCTTCCAACGTGAGCGAAACTTCCGCTTCCATCGATGAGATGGTGGCCTCAATCCAGCGCGTGGCAGATACGGCCAAAGTGCTGCTGGATATCTCGCAGCGTTCGCGTGACGAAGTGCATAACGGAATCAATACGATGGAAAAAGCAACGGACGGCTTGAGCCGGATCAATGCTTCCATCGGTTCGTCAGCAGAAATTATCTCTGCGCTGGGCCAGCGCGCGGACGATATTGGAAAGATCATTGAAGTCATTGACGACCTGGCTGAGCAGACCAACCTGCTGGCTTTGAACGCTGCCATTGAAGCTGCGCGAGCCGGTGAACACGGCCTGGGCTTTGCCGTTGTAGCCGACGAAGTGCGCAAGCTGGCAGAAAAATCCGCACAGTCCACGCGAGAGATTTCTGAATTGATCCAGAGCATTCAGAAGGAAGCGCGCAAGGCGGTGGACAACATGGAAAAGAGCACCACCATTGTGAATGAAGGCCTTTCACTTGGCGGCGACCTGAGCGGCGCGCTGAAGAAGATTTCCAGCGTTGTCTCCGAAGTCTACAAGTTCGCGCAGGAGATTGGCGCGGCGACCAATGAGCAATCGCACGGTTCATCGCAGATTGCCAAGGCCACCACGCGGCTGAATGAAATCACTCATGAAATCAACTCTTCAGTGGAAGAACAGGCCTCGGGGGCGCAAGCCGTAGTCCGCGCCATGGAAAAAATGCGCGAGCTGGTACAGCGGTCTTCTTCCGGATCAACGGAGCTGGCGGCTTCAGCGGAGCAGATGTCAAAGATGTCACGCTCCATGCTGGAGGCGATGGACCGCTTTGTCCTGGAAAACATGGTGGCACGCGATGCGCGGGCTGGGCAGCGCCGGAACGAAGAGCAATCGGGCCGCGGCACGCCAACACCACAATATGCAACCGCGACCGCGGGCGGAAGCTACAACTAA
- a CDS encoding chemotaxis protein CheW, producing the protein MSKEMHIVGFRVGREVFGVPIALVHEIVRVPEITSVPDSPGCVQGVINLRGKIVSVVDLRRRFGEKDIKPTKKNRILVTEVHGKLVGLIVDSASEVLKIPESDVELPPVFDQGELNYVTGVGKLNGRLIILIDLNRILQKGELRRVAEVNEPRAAAAFAGL; encoded by the coding sequence ATGTCCAAAGAAATGCACATTGTCGGCTTTCGCGTAGGGCGCGAAGTTTTTGGCGTCCCAATCGCGCTGGTGCATGAGATTGTGCGCGTGCCGGAGATCACTTCTGTGCCGGATTCACCCGGCTGCGTCCAGGGCGTGATCAACCTACGCGGCAAAATTGTCTCCGTGGTGGACCTGCGTCGCCGCTTTGGAGAGAAAGATATTAAGCCCACCAAGAAAAACCGCATCCTGGTGACGGAGGTACACGGGAAGCTGGTGGGGCTGATCGTGGACAGCGCTTCAGAAGTTTTGAAAATACCAGAGAGCGATGTTGAACTGCCGCCCGTTTTTGATCAGGGCGAACTCAACTATGTGACCGGCGTAGGCAAGCTGAACGGCCGGCTGATCATTTTGATTGACCTGAACAGGATCCTGCAAAAGGGCGAACTGCGGCGGGTGGCGGAAGTGAACGAACCACGAGCGGCAGCCGCCTTCGCTGGATTGTAA
- a CDS encoding protein-glutamate O-methyltransferase CheR, whose product MATPSIQIQISEPEYKLLQTLVYQECGMYFDERRAHFLQDRLQRRLKICGLDTFYAYYRLLTSYQGKAEMSALVENLTVNETSFFRNKPQLELFQKNVLEELLKRKQERRDWSLRLWCAGCSTGQEPYTLAMQVCDALAYYYLRNPLPFEMPSPKPLIPPPWKVEILASDINYTVLRTAQEGVYSESQMESVDYAYRLRYFDKLGDRYAVKRGLKDLVHFDFHNLKTEFLPQRNDVIFCRNVMIYFDEAEQKRLVEKLYRCLNAEGYLFIGHAESLFGLSDKYKMIHQNNGTAYQRIEVAG is encoded by the coding sequence ATGGCCACTCCGAGTATTCAAATCCAAATCAGTGAACCGGAATACAAGCTGCTGCAGACGCTGGTATATCAGGAATGCGGCATGTACTTTGATGAAAGGCGGGCCCATTTTTTGCAGGACCGCCTGCAACGCAGACTGAAGATCTGCGGGCTGGACACGTTTTACGCTTACTATCGCCTGCTCACCAGCTATCAGGGCAAAGCGGAAATGAGCGCGCTGGTGGAAAACCTCACGGTGAATGAAACCAGCTTCTTTCGCAACAAACCGCAACTTGAATTGTTCCAAAAAAATGTCCTGGAAGAACTCTTGAAACGGAAGCAGGAACGGCGCGACTGGAGCCTGCGCCTGTGGTGCGCGGGATGTTCCACGGGACAAGAGCCATACACGCTGGCGATGCAGGTGTGCGACGCGCTGGCCTACTACTATCTGCGCAATCCGCTGCCATTTGAAATGCCCAGCCCCAAGCCACTGATTCCCCCACCGTGGAAGGTGGAGATACTGGCTTCCGACATTAACTACACGGTATTGCGCACCGCGCAAGAAGGTGTTTATTCAGAAAGCCAAATGGAATCCGTGGACTACGCGTACCGTCTGCGCTATTTCGACAAGCTGGGCGACCGATACGCAGTAAAGCGAGGATTGAAAGACCTGGTCCATTTTGACTTCCACAATTTGAAAACGGAATTCCTCCCCCAGCGCAATGACGTAATCTTCTGCCGCAACGTGATGATCTACTTTGATGAAGCGGAGCAGAAGCGCCTGGTGGAAAAGCTGTATCGCTGTTTGAACGCTGAAGGCTATCTTTTTATCGGGCATGCGGAAAGCCTTTTTGGATTGTCAGACAAATACAAGATGATCCACCAGAACAACGGCACGGCGTACCAGCGCATTGAGGTGGCAGGGTGA
- a CDS encoding chemotaxis protein CheA produces the protein MNFFSDDHAAELRELFFESATELLQTLNEEGLELEKRPEDQEVLRQVRRTVHTLKGDSAACGYTELSELAHALEDVLRPDIAAVSKSALAEVVLIAADTFSSMLSAYRGSLQPPAGEELKEQIVSLTRKPANTVRYKLQARFVWSEYEQMVVADALGRGETVYNVAFSIEPQCPMRGAAMQLIRNVLQDCGKLLAVAPDQSTLSNDLDVVEAAIASDNSEEWIAKKCRIPSVVAEVLVQKAGQTQEPADDVLDIVRHVTAPQEDETETSIRAEETPAMTAAAREVATQRAESANSQIANDTQPASFASMSETLLRVDAEKIDSVLNLVGELIIAKSMLHQAINEFEKRHPKDPLNMRFSDAMAFQARIMNDLQKSVMKIRMVPVEHLFRRFPRVVRDVAKSCGKEVNLVVTGQDTDLDKSILDMLAEPLAHLVRNAVDHGIESPAERINDGKPAQGTVTLDAYHQGNEIVIEVTDDGRGIDREKLIAKAVERGVIKQGDAAVLGEIEINNLIFHPGLSTAQEVTSISGRGVGMDVVKTVLEKLKGTVSIRTTAGKGTTFFLKVPLTLAIIKALLFRVGDRLYAVPLASVVEITRTTQGALHRVDQHEVMQLRNEVLALLHLHRLEKEPAETGKMFVVVISTGERKFGLVVDHLVGEEELVIKAMDDHLVATDLVSGASILGDGTVVLILNLSSVVAKLGKLQMVGATA, from the coding sequence GTGAACTTCTTCTCTGACGATCACGCGGCCGAGCTTCGCGAACTGTTCTTTGAGAGCGCAACAGAACTGTTGCAGACACTCAACGAAGAGGGGCTGGAGCTGGAGAAGCGTCCGGAAGATCAAGAAGTGTTGCGCCAGGTTCGACGCACAGTCCATACCCTGAAGGGAGACTCAGCGGCCTGTGGCTACACCGAGCTGAGCGAGTTGGCGCATGCGCTGGAAGATGTTTTGCGTCCGGATATTGCCGCTGTGAGCAAGTCAGCTTTAGCGGAAGTGGTCCTGATTGCCGCCGATACGTTCAGTTCCATGCTCTCCGCGTATCGAGGCAGCCTGCAACCGCCGGCAGGAGAAGAGCTGAAAGAACAGATCGTTTCGCTTACCAGAAAGCCGGCCAATACAGTGCGTTACAAGCTGCAGGCTCGCTTCGTCTGGAGTGAATACGAGCAGATGGTGGTGGCGGATGCGCTGGGTCGCGGAGAAACGGTTTATAACGTGGCGTTCTCCATTGAACCGCAATGCCCGATGCGCGGCGCCGCAATGCAGTTGATCCGCAACGTGTTACAGGACTGTGGAAAGCTGCTGGCCGTGGCGCCCGATCAGAGCACGCTCAGTAACGATCTGGACGTGGTGGAAGCGGCCATTGCCAGCGACAACTCCGAGGAGTGGATCGCAAAAAAGTGCCGCATTCCGTCTGTAGTTGCGGAAGTCCTGGTCCAAAAAGCCGGACAGACGCAGGAGCCTGCGGATGACGTGCTGGATATTGTGAGGCACGTAACCGCTCCGCAGGAAGATGAAACCGAGACCAGCATTCGGGCTGAAGAAACGCCGGCGATGACGGCTGCTGCCCGTGAAGTTGCAACACAAAGAGCTGAGAGCGCCAATTCGCAAATAGCAAATGACACGCAGCCCGCAAGTTTCGCCAGCATGTCTGAAACGCTTCTCCGCGTGGACGCCGAGAAGATTGATTCCGTGCTCAATCTGGTGGGCGAACTGATCATCGCCAAGAGCATGCTGCACCAGGCAATCAACGAATTTGAGAAGCGTCATCCCAAAGATCCATTGAATATGCGGTTCTCTGACGCCATGGCATTCCAGGCACGGATCATGAATGACCTGCAGAAATCTGTAATGAAGATCCGCATGGTGCCGGTGGAACATCTATTCCGCAGGTTTCCCCGCGTGGTGCGAGATGTAGCGAAGTCCTGCGGCAAGGAAGTAAATCTGGTGGTGACGGGCCAGGACACCGATCTGGACAAGAGCATTCTAGACATGCTGGCGGAGCCGTTGGCGCACCTGGTACGCAATGCCGTGGACCACGGGATTGAGTCTCCGGCAGAGCGCATCAACGATGGAAAACCGGCGCAAGGCACGGTAACGCTTGACGCTTATCACCAGGGCAATGAGATTGTGATTGAGGTGACCGACGACGGCCGGGGCATCGACCGCGAGAAGCTGATAGCAAAAGCAGTGGAGCGCGGAGTGATCAAACAGGGCGACGCAGCGGTGCTGGGCGAAATAGAGATCAATAACCTGATTTTCCATCCAGGCTTAAGCACCGCGCAGGAAGTTACGTCTATTTCCGGCCGTGGCGTAGGCATGGACGTGGTGAAGACGGTGCTGGAAAAACTAAAAGGCACTGTGAGCATTCGCACAACCGCCGGCAAAGGAACAACGTTCTTCCTGAAGGTGCCGCTGACACTGGCAATCATCAAGGCTTTGCTCTTCCGCGTGGGCGACCGGTTATACGCGGTACCGCTGGCTTCAGTTGTGGAGATTACGCGGACGACGCAAGGAGCACTGCATCGTGTGGACCAGCACGAGGTAATGCAATTGCGCAATGAGGTGCTTGCGCTGCTGCATCTGCACCGTCTGGAAAAAGAGCCGGCGGAAACGGGAAAGATGTTTGTGGTAGTGATTTCCACGGGCGAACGCAAGTTCGGCCTGGTGGTGGACCATTTGGTAGGCGAAGAAGAATTGGTCATCAAGGCCATGGACGATCATTTGGTGGCCACGGACCTGGTCAGCGGCGCTTCCATCCTGGGCGATGGAACGGTGGTTCTGATCCTGAATCTCTCAAGTGTAGTTGCAAAGCTCGGCAAGTTACAGATGGTGGGGGCCACAGCATGA
- a CDS encoding chemotaxis response regulator protein-glutamate methylesterase — MSSKLRVLVVDDSALMRKLIPQILARDSEIEVVGTAMDGAFGLKKIEDLRPDVVTLDLEMPRMDGLETLREITRRFRVPVIVVSALTTEGASATFKALALGAFDFVAKPRDAASAHMDEIAVDLISKIKVAAKTKVRNTPAPLTFDRPRMDKKPIRGRREPTKLVAIGISTGGPNALQYLLQQLPGDFPGTIVVVQHMPEGFTEMFARRLDESCAIDVKEAQSGDLLIAGRALICPGDRHIKVRRMPLGNTVVLSDEARTNGHRPSVDILFRSVAAEFGSRAVGVLMTGMGDDGAEGLGLMKDAGALTIAQSEDSCTVFGMPKAAVERGHAMRIVPLDMLANTLAMQCNPEKIARAVVKV; from the coding sequence ATGAGTAGCAAATTGCGAGTCCTGGTGGTGGATGATTCCGCACTGATGCGAAAGTTGATTCCACAGATCCTTGCTCGGGACAGCGAAATTGAAGTTGTAGGAACGGCGATGGACGGCGCTTTTGGTCTCAAGAAGATTGAAGACCTTCGTCCTGACGTGGTGACGCTGGACCTGGAAATGCCGCGTATGGACGGACTGGAGACATTGCGCGAGATCACGCGGAGGTTCCGCGTGCCGGTGATCGTGGTGAGCGCGTTGACCACGGAGGGCGCAAGCGCGACATTCAAAGCGCTGGCGCTGGGAGCGTTTGATTTTGTGGCCAAGCCGCGCGACGCTGCTTCCGCTCATATGGATGAGATTGCCGTGGACCTGATCAGCAAGATCAAGGTCGCGGCCAAGACCAAAGTGCGCAACACGCCGGCGCCACTCACATTCGATCGTCCGCGAATGGACAAAAAACCAATAAGAGGACGGCGTGAGCCTACCAAGCTCGTGGCGATTGGCATTTCTACCGGCGGGCCAAACGCGCTGCAATATTTGTTGCAGCAATTGCCCGGCGATTTTCCCGGGACCATTGTTGTTGTGCAACACATGCCGGAAGGATTTACGGAGATGTTTGCGCGGCGGCTGGATGAGTCCTGCGCCATCGACGTAAAAGAAGCGCAATCCGGCGACCTGCTGATTGCAGGGCGCGCGCTGATTTGCCCAGGAGATCGCCACATTAAAGTCCGGCGGATGCCGCTGGGCAACACCGTGGTGCTGTCCGATGAAGCGCGCACCAACGGTCACAGGCCGTCAGTGGACATTTTGTTTCGATCAGTAGCCGCGGAGTTTGGCAGCCGCGCCGTGGGAGTTCTGATGACCGGCATGGGCGACGATGGCGCCGAAGGCCTGGGTTTGATGAAAGATGCGGGCGCGCTGACGATTGCGCAGAGTGAGGATTCCTGCACGGTCTTCGGCATGCCCAAAGCGGCTGTGGAACGCGGACATGCGATGCGCATTGTCCCGCTGGATATGTTGGCCAATACGCTGGCCATGCAGTGCAACCCGGAAAAGATTGCTCGAGCAGTAGTAAAAGTTTGA
- a CDS encoding response regulator produces the protein METFPILIRKDGRPIRYLVVDDSVFARKNVAKMVEAFGGEIVGEAGDGCTAITEYDRTTPDMVLMDITMPQMEGIEAAERIVRSHPNARIVMVSSVGYQENIVAALQKGARHFVQKPVKSEILYEVIKYVMGDDAAVATPTAQES, from the coding sequence ATGGAAACATTTCCAATTCTGATTCGTAAAGACGGCAGGCCGATCCGCTATCTGGTGGTGGACGATTCCGTCTTCGCGCGCAAGAACGTAGCGAAGATGGTTGAGGCTTTCGGCGGAGAAATTGTCGGCGAGGCCGGCGATGGCTGCACCGCCATTACCGAATATGACCGAACCACGCCTGACATGGTGTTGATGGATATTACCATGCCACAGATGGAAGGCATTGAGGCTGCGGAACGCATCGTGCGTTCGCATCCGAATGCCCGCATCGTGATGGTATCTTCCGTCGGCTACCAGGAAAACATTGTTGCCGCGCTGCAAAAGGGCGCGCGCCACTTTGTCCAGAAGCCGGTGAAGTCGGAAATACTTTACGAAGTCATCAAGTACGTAATGGGCGATGACGCTGCGGTGGCAACACCAACTGCCCAGGAAAGCTGA
- a CDS encoding chemotaxis protein CheX, with translation MKIELIQPFINAADAVLAETLQCAARMGDVTMDEEAYRRKGVASMVTIKGDIEGRIIFDIDTPTAAKVASYLTGSPVPESDEVARETVCELANMVIGSAITALNDQGFKFKIYPPVIHADELGEKSSEDQESLVMCFDTGSGNIFMNIAMRYNRKRRTDN, from the coding sequence ATGAAGATCGAACTGATTCAGCCGTTCATCAACGCGGCCGATGCCGTGCTGGCGGAGACGCTGCAATGCGCGGCCCGCATGGGCGACGTGACCATGGACGAAGAAGCCTATCGCCGCAAAGGCGTCGCTTCCATGGTTACCATCAAGGGCGACATTGAAGGCCGTATCATCTTTGATATCGATACGCCAACCGCGGCCAAGGTAGCGAGCTATCTCACGGGATCACCTGTACCCGAAAGCGATGAAGTGGCGCGGGAAACAGTGTGCGAACTGGCCAATATGGTGATTGGCAGCGCCATTACCGCGCTCAATGACCAGGGATTCAAGTTCAAAATTTATCCGCCGGTGATCCATGCCGATGAACTGGGCGAAAAAAGCAGTGAAGATCAGGAATCACTGGTGATGTGTTTTGACACAGGCAGCGGAAACATTTTTATGAATATCGCCATGCGTTATAACCGCAAGCGTCGAACTGACAACTAG